Proteins encoded by one window of Hyphomicrobium nitrativorans NL23:
- a CDS encoding LemA family protein — MTAALAHRASRPLAFLTAALLAVSLAGCGVNNIPTYEESAKAAWSEVLNQYKRRTDLIPNLVESVKGFAEQERKVLTDVTEARARAASVQVPADITTNPEAMKQFQDAQNTLGSALRQLMVVVERYPDIKSGQNFLALQSQIEGTENRIAIARRDYIEAVRRFNTELATFPGRLWKMALYSDKQPMATFDIPAEETTAPKVDFSAGE, encoded by the coding sequence ATGACCGCAGCTCTCGCGCACCGCGCGTCCCGCCCTCTTGCCTTCCTCACAGCGGCCCTTCTTGCGGTTTCGCTCGCCGGTTGCGGCGTCAACAACATTCCGACCTATGAGGAAAGCGCCAAGGCGGCATGGTCGGAAGTGCTGAACCAATACAAGCGCCGCACGGATCTGATCCCGAACCTCGTCGAGAGCGTGAAGGGTTTTGCCGAGCAGGAGCGTAAGGTGCTGACGGACGTCACCGAGGCCCGCGCCCGGGCGGCCAGCGTCCAGGTTCCCGCCGACATCACGACCAATCCGGAAGCGATGAAGCAATTCCAGGATGCGCAGAACACGCTGGGCAGCGCACTGCGCCAGCTCATGGTCGTGGTCGAGCGCTACCCGGACATCAAGTCGGGGCAGAACTTCCTGGCGCTGCAAAGCCAGATCGAAGGCACCGAAAACCGCATCGCCATCGCGCGCCGCGACTACATCGAGGCCGTCCGCCGCTTCAACACGGAGCTGGCCACGTTCCCGGGCCGCCTCTGGAAGATGGCGCTCTATTCCGACAAGCAGCCGATGGCGACATTCGACATCCCGGCCGAAGAGACGACGGCACCGAAGGTCGATTTCAGCGCGGGCGAGTGA